TATTGATGGTGAAAGGGCACAATCTAGGTGGGCCACAAATGAACAAATGGCACAAAAGTAAAACATGCCCTTAGTTTTATTCCCACAAGCATCGCAAGTGAGGGAGATCGTAAGTGCTAGCATAAGGGTCAATGGATGGCTATGAATTGCATTTTGTATGGTGGGCAGCCGTACAATCAATGGTAAAGATGTACATTTTGAGTGGACCGTAAACGAACAGGTGGAACAAAAGTAGAACATGCCATTGCCTTCATCCTTACAACCATAACACTTGAATGGCAATAATTTTTGCATAAGGGTCAATGGGTGGTCATGATTTTCAGCTTTTTTGGTGAGCGGTAGAAATGCACATTCAGGACAAAGATAAAACTCATGACAATGAGGACACTTATATTTAAAGTCGAACTGATCGGAGTTGCAATTAGCACATTTTTCCCAAGAATGTAGttggaggagaagaagatgTTTGGGATGTGA
The DNA window shown above is from Juglans regia cultivar Chandler unplaced genomic scaffold, Walnut 2.0 Scaffold_24619, whole genome shotgun sequence and carries:
- the LOC109005525 gene encoding uncharacterized protein LOC109005525, with amino-acid sequence LLSLICCSDSKIYRIRLVLENKLAIHHSSEVQTTFIQSENLIPFSSHPHPLKSILLNEVDGYLGYCKICCQRIEGVSDDGYGCKECRFYIHKSCAVFPYELQHPSHPKHLLLLQLHSWEKCANCNSDQFDFKYKCPHCHEFYLCPECAFLPLTKKAENHDHPLTLMQKLLPFKCYGCKDEGNGMFYFCSTCSFTVHSKCTSLPLIVRLPTIQNAIHSHPLTLMLALTISLTCDACGNKTKGMFYFCAICSFVAHLDCALSPS